One Mya arenaria isolate MELC-2E11 chromosome 7, ASM2691426v1 genomic window carries:
- the LOC128241336 gene encoding uncharacterized protein LOC128241336 gives MTDSESLEGSPKKSWKETERIIPINPDDIVREMETLCSRKVQMPSAKLLIFQLGLVKDQEKINRIVTEQCQIAQSRRNFKFIREAKRYADNILTTECLKSLESIWGKSNQPIKKGNSCLSTDTGDDVFSSRDIRFLGNTVKSEPVDSFSVDSIVTPDEVIPNLLGDEDDMANDSLLNLEPKDLGGNHTTESISNDSLLDLEPKDLGGMHTTESNLDLEPNLLGGDERVETEINTSVPILDLEPQFLGEEEMVETEIKDSIDISSSQINETILPVKLESNILDEAMEVDMNNNINSNSNVIVISDDETSQDPQLLRDRTLRQRGPNTSVPNKGSKVRINDQSCPLSCGAFRNLRQHVEYHHLPKQFHQKNMNNSQMHNFRLESLFWLAEKIVSKRSIVKLYHYCQKTIWISRNVPITDEVKEWLELWKELENWDCPKHFQFNPINSWALVGHWRILLELIQTLSVEDRHQFRRNMPDTLEVTLTEGKRTVHSTNTDDAAVQLSTRSSTVQPISINTSTAPVQQVSSVPTNSEAMDNNFSVQQEIPVQTKPKAMDSHFHLDRSLFKLNLNKFSSTQDLINVSVGSILRNEVEVVGGIANFCDPKHFLGDYTHLGHGFSASVGIHPRNVSSIDSLPSILGKLDQQLKLANVVALGEVGLDHTEPEEKWENQEKVLVEVLSLVSIRTPVILHIRDQRDKEPGELYRRCLNLIKTSGNTARNQPFHLHCFTGTTETMRSWLSEFPNTYFGFTGMVWFFDNYQQAALQKVPQNRLLIETDSPYLKMSKAASMNNPKFIGDVAAEIAKCRNSTVKDICSMTMENTRRLYKL, from the coding sequence ATGACAGATTCCGAGTCTTTGGAAGGGAGCCCAAAAAAGTCATGGAAAGAAACAGAACGGATAATTCCAATTAATCCCGATGATATTGTACGGGAAATGGAAACCTTATGTTCTCGCAAAGTACAGATGCCATCTGCCAAATTATTGATCTTTCAATTAGGTTTGGTCAAGGACCAAGAAAAGATTAATAGGATTGTTACAGAACAATGTCAGATTGCACAGAGTCGTAGAAATTTTAAGTTCATCCGTGAGGCCAAACGCTATGCAGATAATATTCTAACGAccgaatgtttaaaatcattggAATCAATTTGGGGAAAGAGTAACCAACCTATTAAAAAGGGAAACTCCTGTTTATCAACAGACACTGGTGATGACGTTTTTTCTAGTAGGGATATTCGCTTTTTGGGAAATACTGTTAAAAGTGAACCGGTGGACTCTTTCAGTGTTGACTCTATTGTTACCCCAGATGAAGTTATCCCAAATCTTTTGGGTGATGAAGATGATATGGCAAATGACTCACTATTGAATTTAGAACCCAAAGACTTGGGTGGAAATCATACAACTGAATCAATTTCAAATGACTCACTTTTGGATTTAGAACCCAAAGACCTGGGTGGAATGCATACAACTGAATCAAATTTAGATTTGGAACCCAATCTGTTGGGCGGTGACGAAAGAGTGGAAACTGAAATTAATACATCTGTTCCCATTTTGGATCTGGAACCCCAATTTTTGGGTGAAGAGGAGATGGTGGAAACTGAAATTAAAGACTCTATTGACATCTCGTCTAGTCAAATTAATGAGACAATACTACCTGTGAAATTAGAATCCAATATATTGGATGAAGCTATGGAGGTTGAcatgaataacaatataaactCAAACTCAAATGTAATAGTAATCTCAGATGATGAAACCAGTCAAGATCCACAACTTCTAAGAGATAGGACATTAAGACAGAGAGGACCCAATACTTCAGTTCCAAACAAAGGGTCAAAGGTGCGTATCAATGACCAATCGTGTCCACTGTCTTGTGGGGCTTTCAGAAATCTTCGTCAACACGTTGAGTATCATCATCTTCcaaaacaatttcatcaaaagaacatgaacaattcccaaatgcataattttaggCTTGAAAGTTTGTTTTGGCTCGCGGAGAAAATTGTTAGCAAACGTAGTATTGTCAAACTCtatcattattgtcaaaaaacaatttgGATTTCCAGGAATGTTCCTATTACAGATGAAGTGAAGGAGTGGTTGGAATTATGGAAAGAACTTGAAAATTGGGATTGTCCCAAACATTTCCAGTTTAACCCAATTAATTCTTGGGCACTGGTTGGACATTGGAGGATCCTTTTAGAACTTATCCAAACTCTGTCAGTTGAAGATAGGCATCAATTTCGTAGAAACATGCCAGACACTCTGGAAGTTACTCTAACTGAAGGAAAAAGAACAGTGCATTCTACAAACACAGACGACGCTGCAGTCCAACTTTCTACTCGTTCGTCTACAGTACAACCAATTTCTATAAACACTTCAACGGCACCGGTTCAACAAGTCAGTTCAGTGCCAACAAATTCTGAAGCCATGGACAACAATTTTTCTGTTCAACAAGAGATTCCAGTGCAAACCAAACCTAAAGCCATGGATAGTCATTTCCATTTAGACCGCTCACTGTTCaaactaaatttaaacaagttcagCTCTACCCAAGATTTGATAAATGTGTCTGTGGGTTCAATTCTAAGAAATGAAGTGGAAGTAGTAGGTGGaatagccaatttttgcgatcCCAAACACTTTTTGGGAGATTATACACATCTTGGGCATGGTTTTTCAGCCTCGGTAGGAATACATCCACGGAACGTTTCATCCATTGACAGTTTACCGTCAATTCTTGGTAAGTTAGATCAACAATTAAAACTTGCAAATGTTGTGGCTTTGGGTGAAGTAGGATTGGATCATACGGAACCAGAGGAGAAGTGGGAGAACCAAGAGAAGGTGTTGGTAGAAGTTTTAAGTTTGGTCTCAATCCGGACTCCCGTGATTCTACATATAAGAGATCAAAGGGACAAAGAACCTGGAGAATTATACCGAAGATGTTTGAATCTCATCAAAACTAGTGGGAACACTGCCAGAAATCAACCTTTTCATTTACATTGCTTTACTGGTACAACTGAGACCATGAGAAGTTGGCTGTCTGAATTTCCCAATACTTATTTTGGGTTTACTGGAATGGTCTGGTTCTTTGACAATTATCAGCAAGCAGCACTGCAGAAAGTACCACAGAATCGGTTATTAATTGAAACGGATTCTCCATAtctgaaaatgtcaaaagctgCAAGTATGAACAATCCCAAATTCATTGGGGATGTAGCTGCTGAAATAGCCAAATGTCGGAACTCGACCGTAAAAGACATATGTAGCATGACTATGGAAAATACCAGacgtttatacaaattataa